Proteins from a genomic interval of Acipenser ruthenus chromosome 46, fAciRut3.2 maternal haplotype, whole genome shotgun sequence:
- the LOC117966075 gene encoding eukaryotic translation initiation factor 4E-binding protein 1-like yields MSSGCQKTFSRAIPTRRVTVDDASKMPQDYSTTPGGTLFSTTPGGTRIIYDRKFLMECRNSAVARTPPRYLPNIPGVTSPNTGEDKPQTPSHETNHVDKTAAGDDSLFEMDI; encoded by the exons atgtCTTCTGGTTGTCAGAAAACATTTAGCAGAGCTATCCCGACCCGACGGGTTACTGTGGACGACGCGTCCAAGATGCCGCAGGACTACTCCACCACGCCGGGAGGAACCCTGTTTAGTACCACCCCGGGag gTACCCGGATTATTTACGATCGTAAGTTCCTGATGGAGTGTCGCAATTCAGCCGTGGCCAGAACGCCACCCCGCTACCTTCCCAACATTCCAGGGGTCACCAGCCCCAACACCGGGGAGGACAAGCCCCAAACCCCCAGCCACGAAACCAACCACGTGGACAAGACTGCTGCCG GTGACGACTCCCTGTTTGAGATGGATATTTAA
- the LOC117397871 gene encoding nodal homolog 2-A-like produces the protein MEYRSSISFMSGFFVIFWTVFCSTEPIPFSRMEPRAALLGLSRGPSAASSSGPGAGVQTSMVSGLGYKNAYHSLRYPLYMMQLYRSFKTGDGTRATASATASSIEENPVLHEADSVLSLIAKSCHQVGDKWTVTFDMSSISANEDVQLSELRIRIPHFSASGKLSVEIYHSHDRKCAGEEDGPCQDRLFLGSFGASPTDTDSAWKVFNVTAMLKYWLHQGASFPNGAQAPVRGESHLGEPDQVDTAAPEHRHRLRHQGSRGKVHHNTVDRVMMVVFSKQNESSLAAGAPTLIRAVEHSKYVVMDKGVVGDSGRRHKRNRKDRERVKLAGSIGDGVASPAEGNLKPLCRKVDMWVDFEQIGWNDWIVYPKRYNAFRCEGDCPSPVDESFQPTNHAYMQSLLKLYQPSRVPCPSCVPTKLIPQSMLYYENGEVVLRHHEDMIVEECGCH, from the exons ATGGAATACCGCAGTTCTATTTCCTTCATGAGTGGCTTCTTTGTGATTTTTTGGACTGTTTTTTGCAGCACGGAACCCATTCCGTTCTCCAGAATGGAACCCAGGGCGGCTCTCCTTGGCCTGTCCCGGGGGCCTAGTGCCGCCAGCAGCAGTGGACCCGGTGCCGGCGTGCAGACCTCCATGGTATCGGGACTCGGATACAAAAACGCCTACCACAGCCTCAGATACCCCCTGTACATGATGCAGCTGTACCGCTCTTTCAAGACTGGGGACGGGACCAGGGCAACTGCCTCAGCAACCGCCAGTAGCATTGAGGAGAACCCGGTGCTGCACGAAGCAGATTCCGTCCTGAGCTTGATTGCAAAAA gtTGCCATCAAGTAGGTGACAAATGGACCGTCACTTTCGACATGTCTTCCATTTCGGCCAACGAGGATGTCCAGCTGTCCGAGCTGCGGATCAGGATCCCTCATTTCTCCGCGTCCGGCAAGTTGTCTGTGGAGATCTACCATTCCCACGATCGCAAGTGCGCTGGCGAGGAGGACGGACCCTGCCAGGACCGCCTCTTCCTCGGCAGCTTCGGCGCCTCGCCCACCGATACCGACTCCGCCTGGAAGGTCTTCAACGTGACGGCCATGCTGAAGTACTGGCTCCACCAAGGGGCGAGCTTCCCTAACGGGGCCCAGGCACCGGTTAGGGGAGAGTCCCACCTCGGGGAGCCCGACCAGGTGGACACCGCTGCCCCGGAGCACAGGCACAGGCTGCGGCACCAGGGAAGCCGGGGAAAGGTGCACCACAACACGGTGGACAGAGTCATGATGGTGGTCTTCTCCAAGCAGAACGAATCCAGCCTCGCCGCGGGAGCCCCGACCCTCATTCGCGCCGTGGAGCACTCCAAGTATGTGGTGATGGATAAGGGCGTGGTGGGAGACAGCGGGCGCAGGCACAAGCGGAACCGCAAGGACCGGGAAAGAGTGAAGCTGGCGGGCAGCATCGGAGACGGGGTCGCCTCCCCGGCTGAAGGGAACCTCAAGCCGCTCTGCAGGAAGGTGGACATGTGGGTCGATTTCGAGCAGATAGGCTGGAACGACTGGATCGTCTACCCCAAGAGGTACAACGCGTTCAGATGCGAGGGGGACTGCCCCAGCCCTGTGGACGAGTCTTTCCAGCCCACAAACCACGCATACATGCAG aGTTTATTGAAGTTGTACCAGCCGAGTCGAGTACCGTGCCCGTCTTGCGTCCCGACCAAGCTCATCCCGCAATCCATGCTGTACTATGAGAACGGCGAGGTCGTTCTCCGTCACCACGAAGACATGATTGTGGAAGAATGCGGATGCCATTAA